The following proteins are encoded in a genomic region of Leishmania major strain Friedlin complete genome, chromosome 25:
- the EIF5A1 gene encoding putative eukaryotic initiation factor 5a translates to MSDEDHDFSHQGGGDNASKTYPLPAGALKKGGYVCINGRPCKVIDLSVSKTGKHGHAKVSIVATDIFTGNRLEDQAPSTHNVEVPFVKTFTYSVLDIQPNEDSSLPSHLSLMDDEGESREDLDMPPDAALAAQIKEQFDSGKEVLVVVVSAMGTEQVLQTKNAAEK, encoded by the coding sequence ATGTCTGACGAGGACCATGACTTCTCGCACCAGGGAGGTGGCGACAACGCGTCAAAGACGTATCCCTTGCCCGCTGGCGCCCTGAAGAAGGGTGGCTACGTGTGCATCAACGGCCGTCCGTGCAAGGTGATCGACCTGTCTGTGTCGAAGACCGGCAAGCACGGTCACGCTAAGGTGAGCATTGTCGCGACCGACATTTTCACTGGAAACCGCCTCGAGGATCAGGCCCCGTCCACGCACAATGTAGAGGTGCCGTTTGTGAAGACCTTCACATACAGCGTGTTGGATATCCAACCCAACGAAGACTCCTCTCTTCCATCTCATTTGTCGCTGATGGACGATGAGGGCGAGAGCCGCGAGGATCTCGATATGCCCCCGGACGCGGCCCTGGCAGCGCAAATCAAGGAGCAGTTCGACTCCGGCAAGGAGGTGCTAGTTGTGGTTGTGTCTGCAATGGGCACTGAGCAGGTGTTGCAGACGAAGAATGCTGCGGAGAAGTAG
- the EIF5A2 gene encoding putative eukaryotic initiation factor 5a translates to MSDEDHDFSHQGGGDNASKTYPLPAGALKKGGYVCINGRPCKVIDLSVSKTGKHGHAKVSIVATDIFTGNRLEDQAPSTHNVEVPFVKTFTYSVLDIQPNEDSSLPSHLSLMDDEGESREDLDMPPDAALAAQIKEQFDSGKEVLVVVVSAMGTEQVLQTKNAAEK, encoded by the coding sequence ATGTCTGACGAGGACCATGACTTCTCGCACCAGGGAGGTGGCGACAACGCGTCAAAGACGTATCCCTTGCCCGCTGGCGCCCTGAAGAAGGGTGGCTACGTGTGCATCAACGGCCGTCCGTGCAAGGTGATCGACCTGTCTGTGTCGAAGACCGGCAAGCACGGTCACGCTAAGGTGAGCATTGTCGCGACCGACATTTTCACTGGAAACCGCCTCGAGGATCAGGCCCCGTCCACGCACAATGTAGAGGTGCCGTTTGTGAAGACCTTCACATACAGCGTGTTGGATATCCAACCCAACGAAGACTCCTCTCTTCCATCTCATTTGTCGCTGATGGACGATGAGGGCGAGAGCCGCGAGGATCTCGATATGCCCCCGGACGCGGCCCTGGCAGCGCAAATCAAGGAGCAGTTCGACTCCGGCAAGGAGGTGCTAGTTGTGGTTGTGTCTGCAATGGGCACTGAGCAGGTGTTGCAGACGAAGAATGCTGCGGAGAAGTGA